The stretch of DNA CTTCCGGCTGAAAAGTCCCATCCTGATTCTCGTCGAGGTTGAGCAGCCAAGGAGACACTTCCTCGGCTTGGGCGGCTTTGGGATAATCTTCCAGGATTTGGCGGACGGAAATCGGCGTCATTTTTTCTCCACGCTATTCCGTCATTTAAAGCAAAGCCGATGCCAGTTGTTAAACGATGAATTTATTGTTCTTTTTATGGATTTTTCGCCTAAGATGTAGGATTTTATACAAATTTAACGGTTAAATTTAGACAGATGGGAAGGCGGGCCGGCCATGGAAACACCCTTACAAGGAGAGGTCTTTTATCTCTATGCCTTCGACGTGGCCGACGAGATCCGCACCGACAAGGCCGAGAAAATCTTGGCCAAGAAGACGGTGCCCTTCGGGCCGAGCAATGAGCGGCTGGTGCCCAAGGCCATTCCTTTCTACCGGCCGCTCAGCATCGACCCGATGCGCGGCTCCTGGCGGATCGGCGGACAGCAGGTGCAAAGCCTGGTGCGGATCTACGACGTCGGCGTGGTGTCGGTCTTGATCTCGGTGCCCTTCGAAGTCGGCGGCTTGGGCGGGCTGATGCCCTTTCACCGTCCGGCGCTCGACGGCAAGGGGCCCTTGGACCAGGCCGCGCACGAGCTCTGCCGCAACGTCGTCCAACATCTCCGGGAGTATTTGGTCGGCGCCTCCGAGGTCGACATTCCCGAGGCCTACACCGTCTTCGTGCTGCGCCGCATCGGCCAGAGCGCCAATGCCGAGCAATGGGCCGAGGGTCAAAGGCGCGAGATCGCCGGCCTCCTCGCCGAGACCGATCCGGCCGCGCTCTCCCAGCAGCAGATTGACGAAACTTTTCGGCACAAGCTCAGCTTCGAGTTCGACGACGTCGCCATCGTCGACTGGGACGCCGCGCTCTTGGCCGATCTTTCCGGCGAGATCGAGGACGAGGTCCACGTCCTGGAGCTGGCCAATCTGCAATTGGAAGAGCTGGTGCTGATGGACAAGCGGCTCGACGTTTATCTCAATCGGGCCTACGACGAATTGGAAAGGAGCCGGCCCAGGCTCTGGAGCTGGAAGCGGAGCGAGCTCGAAAAGCTGCGGCGCTTTCGGACCGACGTGGCTAAGATCACCGACGAGGTTTCCAACATCAGCAAGTTCTTCGGCGACTGGTACCTGGCCCGCATCTACCTCGCGGCTCGCGACCGCTTTCATTTGGCCACTTGGCGGGAGAGCATTCAAAACCGGCTGCTCCATCTCGACAACCTCTATGAGACCCTGCACGGCGAGGCCAACGAGGCCCGAATGCTCTTCCTCGAGGCCATGATCGTCCTCCTTTTCATTGTCGATTTAATTGCGGTTTTTTGGTTCAAGCACTGAAAATTTGTACATAAAGGCAAAAGAGCTAAGGATCTTGCCAATTTCCCCCCTTTGAAAAAGGGGGGACCCAGGGGGGATTTGAAGCGGTGGCATAAATCCCAACGCGCGTTCAGACGCCTGCCGCGGCTTTAAATCCCCCCTACCCCCCTTTTTCAAAGGGGGGATTCCACGGGATCGCCCTTTAAGCTTCGGACCTTGGTTGACTTCTCGGTCCACCCCCGCTAGGGACGCCATGGGGTGTATAAACCGAGGAGGCCATATGAAAAAGTCGATCGGCACCCTGCTAGGCGCAGTCGTGCTCCTATTCACCCCAACTCTCCATTCCGCCACCAAAGTCTGGGACGACGGCGGCTTAGGCAACAATAACTGGTCCGCCGCGGTCAACTGGGCCGGTGACGTCGCACCGGTTGGCGGCGACTCCATCACCTTCCCCAGCACGCTCGCGGGCAACAGCCACAACGATTTGGCCGCCGGCACCGACATCGCCGGCATCATCCTCGCCGGCACCAACTACATCATCGCCGGAAACTCCATCGACCTGAGCAGCAGCCTGCTCTCCAGTCAGACCACCGGCACCAATATTTTCAGCATCCCCTTGGTCCTCGCGACCGATGTCTTGCTGACCGTGCAAAACGCCGGCACTTTCTTGCAGATCAACAGCGCCGGCACCATCAACACCAATGGTTTCGACCTGATCGTCGGGGGCCAAGGCGCCGCGGTCATTAACAGCGTGATCAGCGGCACCGGCGCCGTCGTCAAGAACGGCCCCGGCTTCTTCCGGCTCAGCGCGGCCAACACCTACAGCGGCGGCACCGTCCTCAATGCCGGCGCCACCGAGGTCACCAACACTTCCGGCTCGGCGACCGGCTCCGGCACGGTCTCGGTCCAAAACGGCGCTGAGCTCCAAGGCGACGGCATCATCACCGGCGCAGTCACCGTCGAGGCCGGCGGTGAAATCTCGCCCGGCGACGACGAGCCGGCCCTGCTCCAAGTCGGCGACCTCACCCTCGAGCCCAGCTCGGTTTTCATCGTCCAGCTCAACGGCCCGGTGCCCGGCA from bacterium encodes:
- a CDS encoding Calx-beta domain-containing protein, yielding MKKSIGTLLGAVVLLFTPTLHSATKVWDDGGLGNNNWSAAVNWAGDVAPVGGDSITFPSTLAGNSHNDLAAGTDIAGIILAGTNYIIAGNSIDLSSSLLSSQTTGTNIFSIPLVLATDVLLTVQNAGTFLQINSAGTINTNGFDLIVGGQGAAVINSVISGTGAVVKNGPGFFRLSAANTYSGGTVLNAGATEVTNTSGSATGSGTVSVQNGAELQGDGIITGAVTVEAGGEISPGDDEPALLQVGDLTLEPSSVFIVQLNGPVPGTEYSGLDVVGSVNIAGAIFRIALGPDLVAGDEFVIIDNDSSDDVAGTFNGLSEGETFRVVGIDDIGFKISYSGGDGNDVVLTSIPTLSINDVQVAEPASGTSTVTFVVTLSEDSDETIEVDYGTAAGTATASADYTVATGTLTFSPGTKTQTIQVTIKSDAIDEGNEEFFMNLFSPTNASIAKDEGVATILPPGSVVPNPDPSSNPNPNNPNPGFPTARSDGGCSLSASAPSYSAAWGLGILALAGLWGMRRAKLRA